Proteins from a genomic interval of Deltaproteobacteria bacterium:
- a CDS encoding DUF2442 domain-containing protein, producing MARMTKVEARSDYKLYVEFDDGTSGEISLASSLWGPVFEPLKNTQMFAQVKLDNYGAPFWPCGVDVAPDAIYNTLKRR from the coding sequence ATTGCGCGTATGACTAAAGTTGAAGCACGTTCTGATTATAAGTTGTATGTTGAATTTGATGACGGTACATCTGGCGAAATTTCACTTGCTAGTAGCTTATGGGGCCCGGTATTTGAGCCTCTTAAAAATACACAAATGTTTGCGCAGGTTAAGTTAGACAATTATGGTGCGCCATTTTGGCCATGTGGTGTCGATGTAGCACCAGATGCAATTTATAATACTCTAAAACGTCGATAA